A region from the Dinoroseobacter shibae DFL 12 = DSM 16493 genome encodes:
- the tkt gene encoding transketolase translates to MDISALRSAHPDHWMKATAIRTLALDAVAAANSGHSGMPIGMADVATVLFEKHLKFDASAPDWADRDRFILSAGHGSMLLYALLHLTGYESMPLSEIKNFRQLGAATAGHPEFGHAAGIETTTGPLGQGIATAVGFAMAEEILRARWGAKIMDHHTWVIAGDGCLMEGISQEALTLAGRQELSRLIVLWDDNGITIDGKVDLSDRTDQMARFAASGWDVFSCDGHDPEDIDRALSAAKASDKPAMVACKTHIALGHAAQDTSKGHGALTDDSQNQAAREAWGWTHGPFEIPAEIKSQWEAIGARGAAEKAAWDARFAKLSNAKQVEFSRAFARQLPRKLSATIKALKKQTSETAPKVATRKASEMALEVINPIMPETVGGSADLTGSNNTKTGDLGVFMPESRDGRYVYYGIREHGMAAAMNGMSLHGGIRPYGGTFLCFTDYARGAMRLSALMKQPVVYVMTHDSIGLGEDGPTHQPVEHLAMLRATPNTLVIRPADAVETAEAWEIALEQTETPTVLALSRQGLPTLRTEHKTKNLTAQGGYVLAEAEGKRQAILMATGSEVAIAMAARDLLQAEGIGTRVVSMPCWEIFEEQPDAYRRKVLPAGPVRVAVEAAIRFGWDRWLYGERGKREKGGFVGMHDFGGSAPAGDLYKHFEITPEAVAAKVKEML, encoded by the coding sequence GTGGATATTTCAGCCCTGCGCTCCGCGCACCCCGATCACTGGATGAAGGCAACGGCGATCCGGACCCTTGCCCTCGATGCGGTGGCCGCCGCGAATTCCGGGCATTCCGGCATGCCGATCGGCATGGCGGATGTGGCCACGGTCCTGTTCGAAAAGCACCTGAAATTCGATGCGAGCGCTCCGGACTGGGCCGACCGCGACCGGTTCATCCTGTCGGCGGGCCATGGGTCGATGCTGCTCTATGCGCTGCTGCACCTGACGGGGTACGAGTCCATGCCCCTGTCGGAGATCAAGAATTTCCGTCAGCTCGGTGCCGCCACCGCGGGTCATCCCGAGTTTGGCCATGCCGCGGGCATCGAGACGACGACCGGTCCGCTGGGCCAGGGCATCGCCACCGCCGTGGGCTTTGCCATGGCCGAAGAGATCCTGCGCGCCCGCTGGGGTGCCAAGATCATGGATCACCACACCTGGGTGATCGCGGGCGATGGCTGCCTGATGGAAGGCATCAGCCAGGAGGCGCTGACGCTCGCCGGGCGGCAGGAGTTGAGCCGCCTGATCGTGCTGTGGGATGACAACGGCATCACCATCGACGGCAAGGTCGACCTGTCGGACCGCACGGACCAGATGGCGCGGTTCGCGGCCTCGGGCTGGGACGTCTTTTCCTGCGACGGGCATGACCCCGAGGATATCGACCGCGCGCTGAGTGCCGCGAAGGCGTCCGACAAGCCCGCCATGGTGGCCTGCAAGACCCATATCGCGCTTGGTCACGCGGCCCAGGATACCTCCAAGGGCCACGGGGCGCTGACGGATGACAGCCAGAATCAGGCCGCGCGCGAGGCCTGGGGCTGGACCCATGGGCCGTTCGAGATCCCGGCCGAGATCAAGTCCCAGTGGGAGGCGATCGGCGCCCGCGGGGCCGCCGAGAAGGCGGCCTGGGACGCCCGGTTCGCCAAACTGTCCAATGCCAAGCAGGTCGAGTTTTCCCGCGCGTTCGCGCGCCAGTTGCCCAGGAAGCTGAGCGCCACGATCAAGGCGCTGAAAAAGCAGACCTCCGAGACCGCGCCAAAGGTGGCGACCCGCAAGGCGTCGGAGATGGCGCTCGAAGTGATCAACCCGATCATGCCCGAGACCGTGGGCGGCTCGGCGGACCTCACGGGGTCGAACAACACCAAGACTGGCGATCTGGGTGTCTTCATGCCCGAGAGCCGCGACGGGCGGTATGTCTATTACGGCATCCGCGAGCATGGCATGGCCGCGGCGATGAACGGCATGAGCCTGCATGGCGGCATCCGTCCCTATGGCGGCACGTTCCTGTGCTTCACCGATTACGCGCGCGGGGCGATGCGCTTGTCGGCGCTGATGAAACAGCCGGTGGTTTATGTGATGACCCACGATTCCATCGGGCTGGGCGAGGATGGCCCGACCCATCAGCCGGTCGAACACCTGGCGATGCTGCGCGCCACACCCAACACCCTGGTGATCCGCCCCGCCGACGCGGTCGAGACCGCCGAGGCCTGGGAGATCGCGCTGGAGCAGACCGAAACGCCCACGGTGCTGGCGCTGTCGCGCCAAGGCCTGCCCACCCTGCGGACCGAGCACAAGACCAAGAACCTGACCGCCCAGGGCGGCTACGTTCTGGCCGAGGCCGAGGGCAAGCGCCAGGCGATCCTGATGGCCACCGGGTCCGAGGTGGCCATCGCCATGGCCGCGCGCGACCTGTTGCAGGCCGAGGGGATCGGCACGCGCGTCGTGTCCATGCCCTGCTGGGAGATCTTCGAAGAACAACCCGACGCCTATCGCCGCAAGGTGCTGCCCGCCGGGCCCGTCCGCGTGGCGGTGGAGGCCGCGATCCGCTTCGGCTGGGACCGCTGGCTCTATGGCGAGCGCGGCAAGCGCGAAAAGGGCGGCTTCGTCGGCATGCATGATTTCGGCGGATCGGCCCCGGCGGGCGATCTTTACAAGCATTTCGAGATCACGCCCGAGGCGGTCGCCGCCAAGGTCAAGGAAATGCTTTGA
- a CDS encoding DUF808 domain-containing protein yields the protein MSGLIALLDDVAALAKVAAASLDDVVGQATKAGAKAAGAVIDDAAVTPKYVQGFEAARELPIVWRIAKGSIRNKLVILLPVALLLSAFAPWLIPLLLMLGGAYLCFEGAEKILHVFHAKKSHEPVAVEEKVTSARLEEAKVAGAIKTDFILSAEIMTIALAALPATGGVMLQIPALALVALGITALVYGSVAVIVKADDVGLHMAQAGRLASTRALGRGIVTSMPTFLKLLTVVGTAAMLWVGGSIILHGLEEMGVAGPAHAIHAIAEAVAHTVSAAQGAIGWLVTATLDGVFGLILGLVIVPLVTRASALIPRG from the coding sequence ATGAGCGGCCTGATTGCATTGTTGGACGATGTGGCCGCCCTCGCCAAGGTTGCGGCGGCCTCTCTGGACGATGTGGTGGGCCAGGCGACCAAGGCCGGGGCCAAGGCCGCGGGCGCGGTGATCGACGATGCCGCCGTGACGCCGAAATACGTTCAAGGCTTCGAGGCCGCGCGCGAACTGCCCATCGTCTGGCGGATCGCCAAGGGCTCGATCCGGAACAAGCTGGTGATCCTGCTGCCCGTCGCACTGCTGCTGTCGGCCTTCGCACCCTGGCTGATCCCGTTGCTGCTGATGCTTGGGGGGGCCTATCTGTGCTTCGAGGGGGCGGAGAAGATCCTCCATGTGTTCCACGCGAAGAAAAGCCACGAACCCGTTGCAGTTGAAGAGAAAGTCACGTCTGCGCGCCTGGAGGAGGCGAAAGTGGCGGGCGCCATCAAGACCGATTTCATCCTGTCGGCCGAGATCATGACCATCGCCCTTGCGGCCCTGCCAGCCACGGGCGGCGTGATGCTCCAGATCCCGGCACTGGCGCTGGTGGCCTTGGGCATCACCGCGCTGGTCTATGGCAGTGTCGCGGTGATCGTTAAGGCCGATGACGTGGGGCTGCACATGGCGCAGGCCGGGCGTCTGGCGAGCACCCGCGCCCTTGGCCGTGGCATCGTCACATCCATGCCGACCTTCTTGAAACTGCTGACGGTTGTCGGGACGGCGGCGATGCTCTGGGTCGGCGGGTCAATCATCCTGCACGGGCTCGAAGAGATGGGCGTGGCCGGTCCGGCCCATGCCATCCACGCCATTGCCGAGGCGGTCGCGCACACGGTGTCCGCCGCCCAGGGCGCCATCGGTTGGCTGGTCACCGCGACCCTTGACGGGGTGTTCGGGCTGATCCTGGGGCTCGTGATCGTGCCTCTCGTCACGCGGGCTTCGGCGCTGATCCCGCGCGGCTGA
- the gap gene encoding type I glyceraldehyde-3-phosphate dehydrogenase: protein MTITVGINGFGRIGRCTLAHIAESARNDVQVVKINATGPIETNAHLLKYDSIHGRFGGTVTVDGDHMDLGRGPMKVFSTYDPTELDWSGVDVVLECSGKFNARDKAAVHLDHGAKRVLVSAPAKNADKTIVYGVNHRSLTKDDHVVSNASCTTNGLAPLAKVLNDAIGIERGIMTTIHSYTGDQPTLDRRHSDLYRARAAAMAMIPTSTGAAKAIGEVIPELAGKLDGTALRVPTPNVSAVDLTFEAGKDVTVEDVNEIVREAAQGHMGAVLAYDPEPKVSIDFNHTTHSSIFAPDQTKVIGGRTVRVLAWYDNEWGFSCRMADTAAAIGRLI, encoded by the coding sequence ATGACGATTACAGTTGGAATCAACGGATTTGGCCGCATCGGTCGCTGCACCCTGGCGCATATCGCGGAAAGCGCGCGCAACGATGTGCAGGTGGTCAAGATCAACGCCACGGGTCCGATCGAAACGAATGCGCATCTGCTCAAGTATGACAGCATCCATGGCCGGTTCGGCGGCACGGTCACGGTGGATGGCGACCACATGGACCTGGGCCGCGGACCGATGAAGGTGTTCTCCACCTATGATCCGACGGAGCTGGACTGGTCCGGGGTGGACGTGGTGCTGGAATGCTCGGGCAAGTTCAACGCCCGCGACAAGGCGGCGGTCCATCTGGACCACGGCGCCAAGCGTGTGCTGGTCTCCGCCCCTGCCAAGAACGCCGACAAGACCATCGTCTACGGGGTGAACCACCGCAGCCTGACCAAGGACGATCACGTGGTCTCCAACGCCTCCTGCACCACCAACGGGCTGGCCCCGCTGGCCAAGGTCCTCAACGACGCGATCGGGATCGAGCGTGGCATCATGACCACGATCCACAGCTATACCGGAGATCAGCCGACGCTGGACCGGCGGCATTCCGACCTGTACCGCGCTCGCGCTGCGGCCATGGCGATGATCCCCACCTCCACCGGGGCGGCGAAGGCCATCGGCGAGGTGATCCCCGAACTCGCCGGCAAGCTCGACGGCACCGCCCTGCGGGTGCCCACGCCGAACGTCTCGGCGGTGGACCTGACCTTCGAGGCGGGCAAGGATGTGACCGTCGAGGACGTGAACGAGATCGTGCGCGAGGCGGCCCAGGGCCATATGGGCGCGGTTCTGGCCTATGACCCGGAGCCGAAGGTGTCGATCGACTTCAACCACACCACCCATTCCTCGATCTTTGCACCGGACCAGACAAAGGTTATCGGGGGACGGACCGTGCGGGTTCTGGCATGGTACGACAATGAATGGGGCTTCTCTTGCCGCATGGCGGACACCGCCGCGGCCATCGGACGCCTGATCTGA